One region of Chryseobacterium sp. C-71 genomic DNA includes:
- a CDS encoding glutamine synthetase III, producing the protein MSTLRFKALETLPFKDFRKDNSVEIPAKLSELFCENVFSENTMREYLTKEAFQSIMDAIKKGSKIQRLIADQVAVAMKDWAMSKGVTHYTHWFQPLTGSTAEKHDSFFTPIEGGRAIERFSGNLLIQQEPDASSFPNGGIRNTFEARGYTAWDPTSPAFIMGTTLCIPSIFISYTGETLDYKAPLLRALHAVDEAATNVMQYFDKNVTKVTPTLGWEQEYFLVDSALYQSRPDLVLTGKTLLGHSPAKGQQLDDHYFGSIPTRVMNFMKELEVECMKLGIPVTTRHNEVAPNQFELAPMFEEVNVAVDHNSLLMDVMARIAHRHHFHILFHEKPFAGVNGSGKHNNWSLATDTGENLLSPGKNPKKNLQFLTFFVNTIKAVHEYADLLRASIASASNDHRLGANEAPPAIISVFIGSQLFRVLEELEKVTEGKLSPDEKTDLKLNVVGKIPEILLDNTDRNRTSPFAFTGNKFEIRAVGSSANCAESMTVMNTIAAKQLSDFKKEVDALIETGLKKDEAIFNVLREYIKQCKNIMFEGDGYSDDWAVEAEKRGLNNWKTTPEALKQEMNQKFLDLYEEIGIFNHREVEARNEIKLEKYSTVIDIEARVLSDIARNHIIPSALNYQNRLIENVRGLKDIFGEKEFKTLAKEQISLITNISENISTIKLGVEQLLEARANAKAVSESQTQAEHYCNKVKPLFDAIRDASDDLEMMVDDELWPMTKYREMLFTR; encoded by the coding sequence ATGTCAACTTTAAGATTTAAAGCTTTAGAAACTTTACCATTCAAGGACTTTAGAAAAGATAATTCGGTAGAAATTCCTGCTAAATTATCAGAATTATTTTGTGAAAATGTATTCTCTGAAAACACCATGAGAGAATATTTAACAAAAGAAGCATTCCAATCTATTATGGATGCTATTAAGAAAGGAAGTAAAATCCAGAGATTAATTGCAGATCAGGTAGCAGTAGCTATGAAAGATTGGGCAATGAGCAAAGGTGTTACCCACTACACGCACTGGTTTCAGCCATTAACTGGAAGTACTGCAGAAAAGCACGATTCATTCTTCACACCTATCGAAGGTGGTAGAGCAATTGAAAGATTCAGCGGAAACTTATTGATTCAGCAAGAACCAGATGCATCTTCTTTCCCTAACGGCGGTATCAGAAACACGTTTGAAGCAAGAGGTTACACGGCTTGGGATCCTACATCTCCTGCATTCATTATGGGAACTACTTTATGTATCCCTTCAATTTTTATCTCTTACACAGGAGAAACTTTAGATTACAAAGCACCTTTATTGAGAGCTTTGCACGCCGTAGACGAAGCTGCAACCAACGTAATGCAGTATTTCGACAAAAATGTAACAAAAGTAACTCCTACTTTAGGGTGGGAGCAAGAATATTTTCTGGTTGATTCAGCATTATATCAATCTCGTCCGGATTTGGTTTTAACAGGTAAAACTTTATTGGGACATTCTCCTGCAAAAGGGCAACAATTAGACGACCATTATTTCGGTTCAATTCCTACAAGAGTAATGAATTTCATGAAAGAATTGGAAGTTGAATGTATGAAATTGGGTATCCCAGTAACAACAAGACACAACGAGGTGGCTCCAAACCAATTTGAGCTTGCACCAATGTTTGAAGAAGTAAACGTTGCGGTTGATCACAACTCATTGTTGATGGACGTAATGGCAAGAATTGCTCACAGACACCATTTCCATATTTTATTCCACGAAAAACCATTCGCAGGAGTAAACGGAAGCGGAAAGCATAACAACTGGTCTTTAGCAACTGATACAGGTGAAAACCTTTTAAGCCCAGGAAAAAACCCTAAGAAAAACTTACAGTTCTTAACATTCTTCGTGAATACCATTAAAGCAGTTCACGAATATGCAGATCTTTTAAGAGCAAGTATCGCGTCTGCAAGCAACGATCACAGATTGGGGGCAAACGAAGCTCCACCGGCAATTATTTCTGTATTTATCGGAAGCCAGTTGTTCAGAGTTTTGGAAGAACTTGAAAAAGTAACCGAAGGAAAACTTTCACCAGACGAAAAAACTGATTTAAAACTAAATGTTGTTGGAAAAATTCCTGAAATCTTGTTGGATAATACTGACAGAAACAGAACTTCTCCTTTTGCATTTACAGGAAATAAATTTGAGATCAGAGCGGTAGGTTCTTCTGCAAACTGCGCAGAATCTATGACGGTAATGAACACTATTGCAGCAAAGCAATTAAGCGATTTTAAAAAAGAAGTTGATGCTTTAATTGAAACAGGTCTTAAGAAAGACGAAGCGATCTTCAACGTTTTGAGAGAATACATCAAGCAGTGTAAAAACATTATGTTTGAAGGAGATGGATATTCTGATGACTGGGCTGTAGAAGCTGAAAAAAGAGGATTAAACAACTGGAAAACCACTCCTGAAGCATTGAAGCAGGAAATGAACCAAAAGTTTCTTGATCTATATGAAGAAATCGGAATTTTCAACCATAGAGAAGTTGAAGCTAGAAACGAAATCAAATTAGAAAAATATTCAACAGTTATTGATATCGAAGCAAGAGTTTTGAGTGACATTGCAAGAAACCACATCATTCCTTCCGCTTTAAATTATCAGAACAGATTAATTGAAAACGTAAGAGGTCTTAAAGATATTTTCGGAGAAAAAGAATTCAAAACATTGGCAAAAGAGCAAATAAGTTTGATTACCAATATTTCAGAAAATATCTCAACAATCAAATTGGGTGTTGAACAGCTTCTTGAAGCAAGAGCGAACGCAAAAGCAGTATCTGAAAGCCAAACTCAGGCAGAACATTACTGTAATAAAGTAAAGCCATTATTTGACGCAATCAGAGATGCATCAGACGATCTTGAAATGATGGTTGATGATGAACTTTGGCCAATGACGAAATATAGAGAAATGTTATTTACAAGATAA